In Coregonus clupeaformis isolate EN_2021a chromosome 7, ASM2061545v1, whole genome shotgun sequence, one genomic interval encodes:
- the LOC121570359 gene encoding E3 SUMO-protein ligase CBX4-like produces MELPAAGEHVFAVEGIEKKRIRKGKIEYLVKWRGWSPKYNTWEPEENILDPRLLVAFQNRERQEQLMGYRKRGPKPKHLLVQLPSFARRSSIPAGFEETSPEAENHLRSDLIQMHRSQPQQYQLNSKKHHQYQPSKQEVPADQLGNGKKKLFYQLNSKKHHHYQPDPNMYNTQSARPKEVAKGQEHSPPTNPNPGWNLPPALQQKWVRDKNTGCLSKVKDMTMVEMKKPAVRVNEAESECALKPSPKEAALPSTVSSKMKIIKNKNKNGRIVIVMSKYMDGNKAGAAKGKHSSDLTGEEKPQHTKQSDRTKVQGTTNVPKEICNASSPPAAEHPKKHSPEDGHFCKPSPSTAEEYNTEVARGQADLPDDHPLQLTTNPTPSPWAMDTSLPAPSPMDQIRTLPTPNNDHKRKLSQPKEDRGACKKFLSSRSISVPSAVPTPPQDKPMDLHLIVPRRSSSSRYGYEVTDTSTSQEEPMDLSCSRTRKQPEPEPVPEPEPEPKDPTPVVQESETTTTTTTTTTEEAEEEPVLKFSPFMGNIVITDITTNCLTVTFKEYVSV; encoded by the exons ATGGAGCTACCTGCCGCCGGAGAGCACGTATTTGCGGTGGAGGGCATCGAAAAGAAGCGCATTCGGAAG GGCAAAATAGAATACCTGGTAAAGTGGAGAGGGTGGTCTCCCAA ATACAACACATGGGAACCCGAGGAAAACATCCTTGACCCGCGCCTTCTCGTGGCGTTCCAAAACAG agagagacaggaacagTTGATGGGATATCGTAAACGTGGACCAAAACCAAAACATCTCTTAGTCCAG CTTCCCTCGTTTGCACGAAGATCCAGCATCCCTGCCGGATTCGAGGAGACGTCTCCGGAGGCTGAGAACCACCTCAGGTCAGACCTGATCCAGATGCACCGCTCCCAGCCCCAACAGTACCAGCTGAACAGCAAGAAGCACCACCAGTACCAGCCCAGCAAACAGGAAGTCCCAGCGGACCAGCTAGGCAACGGGAAGAAGAAGTTATTCTATCAGCTCAATAGCAAGAAACACCACCACTACCAGCCTGACCCCAATATGTACAACACCCAGTCCGCCAGGCCCAAAGAGGTGGCCAAAGGTCAGGAACACAGTCCGCCCACCAATCCCAACCCTGGGTGGAACCTGCCACCGGCGCTGCAGCAGAAATGGGTTCGCGACAAAAACACGGGCTGCCTGAGCAAAGTCAAAGACATGACGATGGTGGAGATGAAGAAACCAGCGGTGCGCGTCAACGAGGCTGAGAGCGAATGCGCACTGAAGCCCAGCCCAAAGGAGGCAGCCCTACCCAGCACCGTCAGCAGCAAGATGAAGATAatcaagaacaagaacaagaatgGACGCATTGTCATCGTCATGAGCAAGTACATGGACGGCAACAAGGCTGGGGCCGCCAAGGGTAAACACTCTTCAGACTTGACTGGAGAAGAGAAACCTCAGCACACCAAGCAGTCAGACAGGACCAAGGTACAGGGGACCACCAATGTCCCTAAAGAGATCTGTAATGCCAGTTCCCCTCCGGCCGCTGAGCATCCCAAGAAACACTCTCCAGAAGACGGACATTTCTGCAAACCATCGCCCAGCACGGCTGAGGAATACAACACAGAGGTTGCGAGGGGCCAGGCGGACTTACCGGATGATCACCCCCTACAGCTAACCACCAACCCAACCCCTTCCCCCTGGGCAATGGATACTAGCCTCCCCGCCCCTAGCCCTATGGACCAGATCCGGACACTCCCCACCCCAAATAACGACCACAAGCGCAAGCTCTCCCAACCCAAGGAGGACAGGGGCGCGTGTAAAAAGTTTCTGAGCTCCAGGAGCATCAGTGTCCCCAGTGCTGTGCCCACTCCGCCCCAGGACAAACCCATGGACCTCCACCTCATTGTCCCCCGCCGGAGCAGCAGTAGCAGGTATGGGTATGAGGTTACGGACACCAGCACCAGTCAGGAAGAACCTATGGATCTTAGCTGTTCTAGAACCAGAAAGCAACCTGAACCTGAGCCAGTGCCAGAGCCAGAACCGGAGCCTAAGGACCCAACTCCAGTGGTACAGGAGTCAGAGACAACAacaacgacaacaacaacaacaacagaggagGCTGAAGAGGAGCCTGTCTTAAAGTTCTCTCCTTTTATGGGAAACATTGTCATCACTGACATCACCACGAACTGTCTCACGGTCACTTTTAAGGAATACGTTTCTGTTTAA